CATGGTTGTCTGCCTTTTTATAATCTCCTTGCCCTCTATTTCCTTCCACAAAACTCCCAGCTGGTCGGCCAAAAGCTGAAATATCTTTTCGTCGTCCTCATCAAAGGGAGAGGTTCCTTCAACGCATATGACCCCCAAAAGTTTCTCGGAGAAAAGGATGGGCACATCCAATTCTGATTTTGTTTCTTCAAGAAAGGGGAAATACTCCTTGCTTTCGTCCACCGAGGAGGTGTTTATTATCTTCCTTTCCTTGGCGGCTTCATAGGTAAGGCCTTTGCCCGATTCTCTAAGTTTTTGCGACATCTCTCTAAAGAGGCCTTTGTCCAAGTAGGTTGCAGCCACTATGGAGAGAGAGACCTCGCTTTCGGTTGGGTCTTGAGCTAGAATGGTTATGTTGGGGTAGTCCAGTCTCTCCTTCAACAGGGATAACAATCTGTCAAAAAGCCCCTGGAGGGAATCTTCGCTAGATAACTCCCTTACTATTTTGTTTAGGAGTTCCAGGCGATCACTGTACTTTTGAAGCTTGAACTCCTTTTCCTTCATTTCGCTGATGTCCATCAAGGTCTCGATTGCTCCTATTATGTTTCCTTCTTTATCCTTGATGGGGCACGCTGCGAACTTGAGCCAAGTCCCTCCCTTAATTGTATGTAAGAAGATCTCCCCTTCCCAACCTCCATCGTTCAAAGGGCTAGGGTGGCACGCTTCGCCGTAGAAAGATCGAATCTTTTCCGTGTCAGCTCCGTCCAATATCAGGTCGGCCAATAAGGGGCGAGGAGGATCGTAAAAGTCAAGGCTTTCCCAGGTTTTACCGAGGATCGATTCCCGCAAGATGCCTGTTAAAGTCTCCCAAGAGCTGTTCCACGCTATGAACTGGTGGTCTTTGTTCAGCATGAATATGGGAACGGGAATCTTGTCCAAAAATTCCTCTAGCGTTATTTCTCCTAAGCTCCCTAAGTCATCCAGAACTCCCATATTCATCACACCTTTTATTCAATTTTGTTGCTTTCGGTTTCAGATAGCCTCTGCAAAAGCTCGGTCAAGACTTCTTCAAGTTCCTTGAGCCTGCTTCCGTAGGCGGCCCAGTCTCCCTTTTGTGCTGCTTCCTTGGCGGCCTCGAAGGCTATTTTTGCTTCTTGGGCCAAAACTTCTGGTGATTTGCCCTCTAAAAGGCTTCCATCAGGTTCCCTCTTTTGGGTAACAATAGAAGGTTTAGCCTTTTGGATGCCCTTATCAGGGGCTGGCCCCAGGAGGTTGGTCAGGGCTTCCTCCAGGCGTTCTCCCCATGCAACCCTTCCACCTGAGGAAACGATGACTCGCTTAAGTTCCGGAAGGTCGCTGTTTTCTGCCCTCAGGTACAAGGGCTGTACGTAAAGCAGGGAGTCCCCAGTGGGTATGACCAGGAGGTTGCCTCGAATTACGTCTGAACCCCTCTGACTCCACAGGGAAAGCTGTGCGGATATCTCCGGGTCTTGGTCTATCAGGGCCTCAACCTGCGTCGGGCCGTAAATGAGCTTCTGCTTGGGGAACTGATACACCAATAGCTCTCCGTAATTATCTCCATCGGATCTTCCTGCTATCCAGGCTATCATGTTGTCCCTGCCCACGGGTGTGAAGGGGGCGATGAGCATGAATTCAGCCCTCTCTTCTCCTGCAAGCTTCATTATCACGTAATACGCATTCAGGCTTCCTGCCTTGCCGCTTTTGGGAAGCTCCCACACGTCCTCCTTGTTGTAGAAGGTGTTGGTGTCCTTCATGTGGTAAGTCCTGAATATCTCGCTCTGTATGAGGAACAGCCCCTTGGGATATCTTATGTGCTTCCTAAAGGAGGCTGGGGCCTCGTCCATGGGCTTGAAAAGGGTAGGGAAGATCTTGGCCCAGCTTTTTACCAAGGGGTCTTCTGTGTCAGCTATGTAGAAGTTCATCTCCCCGTTGTAGGCATCAACCGTTACCTTCACGCTATTTCGTATGTAGTTTATTCGCCCCGCGGGAGTGCTCACAGGCTCCGAGTAGGGGTACAGGTTAGTCGCCGTGTAGGCATCCTGGACCCAAACCAGTTTACCGTCCATGATCGTAAGGTACGGGTCGTTGTCGTAGAGCAAGAAGGGGGCCACCTTCCTGACCCGTTCCCCTATGCTCCGGTAGAACATTATCCGGCTTTCGGGCAGTATGGCGTCGGTGAACAAAATCTGAGAGTCCCTAAACCTGACGGCGAAGGCAAGGCGCCTCCATATGGAGCCTATGGCGACCCCTCCTGTCCCTTCGTAGGTGGTCCTCACGTTGGCGCCCCCCATGGGGTAATCGAACTCTTTTATTTTGGTCTTGACCAGCACGTACGGCTGAACCTTTTCACCGTAGTATATCTGGGGCCGTTCTATCTCCAGTGGGACGGAGATTCGTGGCGGCAGGTCCTTTATGAAGAAGACCGGTTTGCCCTCAGGGTCTATCTCGGTCACCGGGTTCATTACTACACCGTAGCCGTGGGTGAACTCCAGGTGCATGTTTACCCAGGTTGGGTTTTGCAATTGCTGTAGGTCCAGTTCCCTCGCAGAGAGCATGACCTGTCTGTATGAACCCCCTAGGTTGTACCTGTCTATGTCTATGTCGTTGAAGTCGTAGTAAGATCTTATCTCCTGAAGCTGTTTGTAGGTCCTCAAAAGAGGCCTGTAATCCCAAAGTCGTATATTGTTTATGGTCTCCTTTTCTTTCTGGATTTGTTCCCAGGTTACGCTATTGGCCGGCAGGAAATCCACCGTCTTCAGTGAATCAAGGCCGTAAGCCTTCAGGGTGCTTTCTATGTTGTATTGTATGTATGGTGCTTCCTTTTGGTACTCGTTGGGCTCTACTACGTACTTTTGGACTATGCCAGGGTAGACGCCTCTTATCACTATATTCGAGGCCACCAAAAGCACTAGTGCCACGGCGGCGAGCTTCCAAGTCCTCCTCATGATGTTTACCAAAAGGAGGATGGCCACGATCATCGATAGGGCGAACATGACGTTGATGCCCAAAAGCCTTGCGTGGATGTCAGTGTATCCTGCTCCGAATACTACTCCTTGGGGAGAGAAGAGAAGATTGAACCTCTCAAGCCAAAAACCGGCCCCCCAGGAGGCCACACACAAAGCACCCAGAACGGAAAGATGTCTTCTTGCTTTTTGAGGGAGGGAAAAGTGGCTTTGCTCCCTCATCTGGGGAATCCATGCCAAAACGAAGATCAAGGTTGAACCCAAAAGGGCCGTTATGAGTATTCCCACGAGCCAGTCCTGAAGCAGCGAGTAAAAGGGAAGGTCGAAAACGTAAAAGGCTATGTTCTTTCCGAATATAGGGTCGGAAGACGAGAACAAAGCCTTGTTCAGGAAGCGTAAGACCACGTCCCATTGAGATTTTACGCCCAGGCCGTTCATTATGGAGATCAAAAAGGCCACTATGACTACGATCACTCCAGACCTCTTGGTGGGAATTGGGGTTATGCCCTCTATATCCAAGGAGGCGGCGTCCTTTCGGGCCAAAAGCCATGAGGTCGTCAGTATGATAAAGGCCCCTATGGACGCTGCTAAGAACAAGCCCCATTGGGGAAGTACCTGCTTCCAGAACACCGCCGAAAAACCCCTTGCATCGAACCACAGCCAATCGGTGTAGAACTTGGCGAAAGCCGGGAAAAAGACGGTGGAAAACACTAAAAGGGCCAGAAGCACTAAAAGCCCCTTCTTGAATTTCAAAGCGGGAAGGTTCAAAGGCTTACCTTCGCCCCCTCCGTGGAAAATATCTCTCATGGACATGGCCTATCCCCTCGATTTCTTTGTTTTGTTTGTCTTTGAATGTCCCATGTTAGCATATATGCTACATTGGTTAATGGACAATACGCATCAGTACGTATGACTATTTTAACTGGTTAATGGGTAATATGCAAAAAGAATGGATGTGCTCTAGGAGGTATTTTTGCTCCTTACCTTCCAGGTGTACAAGGCAATGGTGATAGCAGATAAAACTAGGGTTATAACGGTAGTTTTATGAAGCAGCTTTTCCACCAAGTCGCTATTGTTGCCTACCCAGTATCCTATGAAGGCCAACACCACCACCCATATACCTGAACCGAGGGCCGTGAAGGTCAAAAACAATCCCATGGGCATGCGGGCAAGTCCTGCGGGGAGGGAAATCAACTGCCTTATTCCGGGCAAGAGCCTTCCTATGAAGGTGCTTATATGCCCATGCCGGGCGAAGAATACCTCGGATTTTTTAAGGGTCTTTTCGCTCACCAGGAAATATTTGCCCCACCGTTCAAAGAAGGGCCTTCCTATCCTCACTGCGATCCAGTAATTGAAGATAGCACCCAGCAAGCTGCCGACTATACCGGCAAGGATGACCATCCAAAGGTTCATCTCTCCCTGGGATGCAAGATATCCTGCGGGAGGTACCACTACCTCGCTGGGGAAAGGAAAGAAGGAGGACTCCAAGAACATGAGAGCCACTATGCCCGGGTATCCCATGTGTCCTATGGTGTCAACCAGGAAATTGACCAGGTGTCCCAACATGAACTTTATCACCTTTCGTAGCCGTTTTTGCGGCCTTTAACTGATTCTATTTCCACCTTTACTACACAAACGGCCCCCAAGGCCTTTTCGGGGAAAGGCAAGGCCCTTCCGGCGTATTGTTTCACTATTATATCGAGGCCTTTCTTTTTTTCCTCTGGATCCTCCAGTATGGTTGCCCTGCCGTAGCCTATGACGCTTCTATAATGTACGGTCCATTCACATGGGTCTTCATCCGAGATTATCTTGACGTCGCAGTCTATCTCGAAACACACGTGAGGGTCATCCTTTATGCAGTCTATCTTTTTGCCTCCGCCGAAGCCATGAAAATATATGGCACCATCCTCGTAGCCGTAACACAGGGGCACCACATATGGGAAGGGGCTGCCGTTGAAGGCCACCCTGCATATCTTCTCCCTTTTTAGGATCTTTTCTATTTCCTTGGGGTCCGTTATCTCCTTGTCCTTTCTCCTCATTGCTCTATCCATCTTGAACCCTCCCAAGGCTGTTATTTTATATCAGGCGCCAGAGCTTTGAGTTTTTCTTCTATCTTTAGAGCCCTTGGAGTTGCTGCAATACCTCCCAGACTGGTCTCCCTGAGGGTTTCAGGAAGGGCCTTTCCTACCTTGTACATGGCGTCTATTACTTCGTCAGGCGGTATGGAGGACTCTATACCTGCTGATGCCATGTCGGAGCATACGGCTGCCAGAGCGGTCAAGGTGCCATTTCGCTTTATGCATGGGACCTCCACGAGCCCTGCTACTGGGTCGCAGACCAGGCCCAATATGGACTTGATGACCAGGGCTGCGCTTTGGGCCACCGCTTCGGCGGAGGCCTTCCTCATGTGGGTCAAGGCTCCGGCGGCCATGGCCGCTGCAGCTCCGCACTCAGCTTGACACCCTCCCTCAGCACCAGAGAGGGTTGCCCTTGATGCTATTATGGCTCCTATTCCTCCTGCCGTTATTAGCCCTTCGAGAAGGGTTTGTTGAGAGAACGAAAAGATCTCCTCTGCTGCAAACAGCACCCCCGGCAGGATGCCGCAACTTCCCGCGGTGGGAGCCGCAACTATCCTTCCCATGGATGCGTTGTGCGTTGCCACCGCCAAGGCTATCTGACAGGCTCTTGTGACGAATTTCCCCGAAAGCGGCTGATTTGCCCCCTCGTAAAAGTTCATCTTATCGGAGATGTCCGAAACTATCTTGCCTGAAGGTTTCTTTTCCAGCGCTTCCTCCACGGACCTCCTCATCTCCTGTAACCTTAGGGCCATGTTCTCTTTGATTACAGGAATTTTGTCGCCGTACTCCAGGCTCTGCCTCTCCACGAAGGCATCAGGAAAGGATATGGTCTTTGTCCTGGATATGGAAAGGATCTCCTCGAAAGAAAGCATGGCCTTCACTCTCCAAGCTTCAAGGGTAACACCCTGAATATTTCGCTGTGGCAGCGAGAGATTGCGTCCATTATCTCCGTTTGGGGGTTTTCGTCAAGTTCCACTACCATCGCTGCGCCTTTGCCTCTGCCCTGCCTGTGGAGCGTCAAGGTTGCTATGTTCAAGCCCTTTGAGGCCAAAAGGCCAGTTATAGATGCTACAACTCCCGGAGTGTCCCTGTGGAAGGTAACTAAAGCAGGCAGTTCTCCGGAGAGTTCCAGCTTGAAGCCGTCTATCTCCAAGAGCCTCACGGCGCCTCCACCTATGGATGCTCCCACCACTTCCATGGAAGTGTCTTCGTCCTTGAAGAGAAACCTAGCGGAGTTAGGATGAGCTCCATCGGGGTGTTCTTCCTTGAAGGTCCAATGGATGCCCTTTTTCTTTGCTTCTTCCCTTGCGTTGGGAATCCTTGGATCATCGGGCAGAAAGCCCAAGAGTCCCGCCAGGATTGCAAGGTCAGTCCCGTGTCCCCACCAGGTGGCGGCGAAGCTTCCCCTCAAAAATATGGTGACTTCCCTTACAGGTCTGCCCCATATGAGAGCCGCCAACCTGCCCAACCTTGCCGCTCCCGCGGTGTGGCTGGATGAAGGGCCTATCATTACTGGACCTATAACATCCTCTAGTCGCATTTTCCTTTTACGCCTCCCTGTGAGTGTATCCCCAGGTTATAAAGTGCCATTGCTATGTCCTGGGCGGTTTCCTGGAATATTATTTTTTCTTCCTCTGTGACCATGTATTCTTTGGGCAAGGCGACGGTGATTAGGCCAAAAACGTGTCCCTGGTATTCCAGCCTGGTGGACATGGAGTATTTGTCCGGATATTCGTTCAATAATGGAATGTAGCTGCAGGGGACCACTTCCTTTTCTATTATGACCCCAGGGTTCTCTAAAACTTTTCGGCAAGCTCTGTTGAGCTCCTTGCGGCACATCCTTTCGGATATGGGGGTGTCGCCATCTATCATGGCTGCCTCGAAAATGGTGGCCAGGTAATTTTTGAACTCCAATATGGCTATCCAAACGTTAGGATATCCTTGGTTGACCACCAGGCTTACGCATATGCTCTGAACAAGTCGTGTGGGGTCCTTTTCGCTGTTTATTAGGCGGTGAATGTCTCTTACGGATTTTAGCACCACGTTCAAGCGCTTTAACTGCTCTTGTGCCTCTTTTAGGTCCGTTACGTCCCTTCCGACGCTCTGGATCTCTATGAGCTTGCCGTTTTGGTCAAATATACCTCTGTTTCTCCACTGAACGAACTGTCTTTTTCCTGAGGGCAGATCGTTATATACTTCGCTGGTTTTGACGGGGGTTTCAGGAGTCAGAAAGGTTAGAATCTCCCTTTTCAGCCGTTCTGCTGTCTCAGGGTCGTAATCATCGAATATGGAGCTTCCCAAAAGTTCTTCCTTTGACATTCCCTTGTATCGGCAGTAGGCATCGTTGACGAAGGTCAAAACCCCATCTGTATTGAGGCGGACTATGAACTCGTCCTGGTCCTGAACCACTGCATGGTACCTTCTTTCGCTCTCCTTCAATGCCTCCTCGGCTTTGATCTGTTGAGATATGTCTCTATATATGACGTAGCACATCATGGTGTCTTGGTCCAGAATTAGGGGAACCTGAACCAGCTCCAGGTGGAGGATCTTCCCGTCCTTGTTCTGTCTTTTTACCTGCATGTGAATGTTTTCTCCCGACCAGAAGCGCTTATCTATCTCTCGGGCTTCGGCAATCAACCTTGCATCCTGGGTCACTATGTCGTAGCAGGCCCTTCCTATGACTTCCCCCTCGGGGTAACCGAAAAGTTTTAAGAAGGCTGGATTTGCTCTGGTTATCCTGCCTTTTGGATCGCATATCATTATGGCAAGGGGGGTTGCCTCGAACAGCTTTTCGAAAAATACCTTTTCCCTTCTGAAAGCATATTCGGCGTTTTTTCTCTCGGTTATGTCCCGGTAGATGGTGTAATCGTAGAGCGTTCCGTCTTCCAGCTCGAAGGGCACCTGCAGGAGCTCCACTGGTATGGCTGTTCCGTCCCTTCTTAGGCGTATAGTTTCTAAGCATACTTTTTCTTTGGAGCCCCACATGAGTTCATCTACAGCCACTGCCTCTCTCATGAGGTCGGGCGTAGGGGCCACCACGTCGTTTCCGTTTTTACCTATCACTTCCTCCTCGGAGTATCCGAAAAGTTCACAGAAGGTGCGATTGGCCCTTATGATCCTTTCTTCCCTGTCGCAGATTATTATGGCCTCGGGGGAGTGATCGAAGAGGTTCTCGAAAAAGGACCCGCCGAGTACAGGGCCCGTGAAATCTTTTTTTTCGTGCTTTTTGCTGAAGAGCCTGGCCATTGAGGGACTTCCCCCTTTTACCTGTTTGTCTTGTGATGTTATTTTAGCATGGCTTCAGACAGAAAGGGCACCTTCATGGAGATGGTGATTTAACGGCAACAGGCATGTACACCCTTTGCGGAGGGGGCGAGGTTTCTCCGTATATCCTGGTTAAGCTTTTATCCTCGAAGATTCCTGCCTCGCTAGCCATGGAGGCAAGTTTCTTCCTTAGACCAAAGCTTTCGGATGGGAGGTTTGCCACCACAAGGCATGGAGTCTGATCTGATGAATCAAAGCCGTACCAAAGGTTTTCGTCCCCTGACTCAGGCGCCTTTCGGTCCAGGTACTTGGAGCAGAAGGCCTCGCTCACCGGTCCAATAGGCCACTTCTTTCCCTCCTCGTGGTAATACATGAGGGCGGCAGATTTCAATGTGCGCATGTCGGAGATTATCCTCGTTGCCATGGCCTTATCCCTTCCCGAAAGGGTGGTCAAGAGGAGCATTCCCGAAAGTACCCCAATGATTATGAAGACCACAAGCAGTTCTACTAAGGTAAATCCTCTTTTTTTCATGTGCGTCTCCTATTTTCAAGCCCTACCAACCAAAAGCAGTGGGCTTTGTTGCTTTGTTTTGTGTATTAATATACCATAATATATATAAAAGAAATATATTTCATTTGCAAATAAAAGTTGCTGGGGGAGATTCACGAATTGACCAATTCTGGCATGGTTTACGTTTTGATATTTGTGTTCATAGCGGGTTTTTTGCTGGGAGTAATAGTGTCTTCTTTCATGAGGTTCTTTCATGGCAGGGCGGCACGGGAGCTGGCAGAAAACCAGATGGAGATGGCCATGTCCCGTCTGAAGGAGGCTTTCGGTGAGCTTTCCGTTCAGGCTCTGAGCCGTTCCACTGATGAGTTTTTGAAGCTCGCTCGCTCGAGGTTTGAAGCAGAAAGACAGGCGACCTCACAGGAGCTTGAGGGTAAAAAGGCCCTTATAGATCAGAAACTGGAAGAGATGGCATCAAAGCTGGAGAACGTGTCCAGGCTTATAAAGGAACTTGAAAAGGATAGGGAGAAGAAATTTGGGGAGCTTGCAGGAAAGCTTTCCGAGTTCAGCATCCAGACGGCGGAGTTGGCCCGAACCGCTGGAAACCTAAAGGAAGTTTTGGCAAGCTCCAAGGCGAGAGGGCAGTGGGGGGAGAGGATGGCCGAGGACATATTGCAGGCTGTAGGGCTAGTCGAAGGTATAAATTACAAGAAACAGAGCCAGACGGCCAATGGCACGAGGCCAGATTTTACTTTTTTTCTTCCCCGGGGACTGGTCCTCAACATGGACGTCAAATTTCCTTTCGACAACTATGTAAGATATATGGAGTCCCCTTCGGAGCAGGAGAAGGAGTCCTTCGCCAAGGCCTTCATAAGGGACGTCAGAAACAGGATAAAGGAAGTGGCTTCCAGGGAGTACATAGATCCAGAGCAGGGGACTGTGGATTATGCGTTGCTTTTCATCCCTAACGAGCAGGTTTTTTCCTTTATCCAAGAAAAGGAACCTGGGCTTTTGGATGAGGCTCTTTCGAGGAAAGTAATATTCTGCTCCCCTACGACCCTCTTTGCCGTTTTGGCCGTGGTGAGACAGGCCGTGGAAAACTTTGCCTTACAGCAGGCATCCAAGGAGATTCTGGCCCTTTTCGGCAGGTTCAAAGCCGAGTGGGAAAAGTTCCTTGATAGGATGGATAAATTGGGCAAGAGGATCAAATCCCTTCAGGACGAGTACGACTCCCTGGTCAATTCAAGGCGCAAAGGTTTGGAACGAGTGCTTGATAAAATAGACCAAGAGAGAGCAATGCAGGCTTTGGTGAAGGAAGGAGCAAACAAAAGTCTAGAGGAAGAGGAAGGAGCCGAGGCATGAAGAAAAGATGTTTGTGGATATGTCTTTTGTGTTTGTTTGCGTGTTTTTTCCTTCCTGTCAGGTCCAGTGCCGAAGAATTGATAAGGGTCGGGGTATATGAGTATTACCCCCTTATCTTTACTGAAGATGACAAGGTCAAAGGACTGTACGCCGATGTCCTGGAGCATATAGCCAAAAAGGAAGGTTACACTTTGCAATACGTCAAAGGAACCTTCGATGAGGGATTGAAGCGCCTCGAAAGAGGAGAAATAGATGTTATGACGGCCATTGTTTTCTCTCCTGAGAGGGAAAGACTTTACGATTTCAGCACGGAGGCGGTGTTCACCGATTGGGGGGTGCTTTACAAGCGAAAGGGCCTGAACGTAGATTCCATATTGGACGTTGAAGATTTGACGGTTGCGGTGGAAAAAAGCGACATATACGGTGAATATTTTAAAAAACTCCTAGGGGATTTTGGCATCAGGTGCAGGTTCATGGA
The DNA window shown above is from Thermovirga lienii DSM 17291 and carries:
- a CDS encoding diguanylate cyclase with PAS/PAC and GAF sensors (PFAM: GAF domain; GGDEF domain; PAS fold~TIGRFAM: diguanylate cyclase (GGDEF) domain~COGs: COG2199 FOG: GGDEF domain~InterProIPR003018: IPR000160: IPR000014: IPR013656: IPR 000700~KEGG: aco:Amico_1621 diguanylate cyclase with GAF sensor~PFAM: GGDEF domain containing protein; GAF domain protein; PAS fold-4 domain protein~SMART: GGDEF domain containing protein; GAF domain protein~SPTR: Diguanylate cyclase with GAF sensor;~TIGRFAM: diguanylate cyclase; PAS sensor protein), whose protein sequence is MGVLDDLGSLGEITLEEFLDKIPVPIFMLNKDHQFIAWNSSWETLTGILRESILGKTWESLDFYDPPRPLLADLILDGADTEKIRSFYGEACHPSPLNDGGWEGEIFLHTIKGGTWLKFAACPIKDKEGNIIGAIETLMDISEMKEKEFKLQKYSDRLELLNKIVRELSSEDSLQGLFDRLLSLLKERLDYPNITILAQDPTESEVSLSIVAATYLDKGLFREMSQKLRESGKGLTYEAAKERKIINTSSVDESKEYFPFLEETKSELDVPILFSEKLLGVICVEGTSPFDEDDEKIFQLLADQLGVLWKEIEGKEIIKRQTTMDQLTNLPNRFLLFSRLKEEQNRLLRYGGRMALAMMDLVGFKAINDNLGHFVGDKVLREIGKALKSTLRESDFCARFGGDEFVILFPCVPHEEVLTAISRLRSALSEIRIEELPDGYPIEADFGLAFYPDDGKNLTALLQLADQRMYEEKRRMQRLRGL
- a CDS encoding protein of unknown function UPF0182 (PFAM: Uncharacterised protein family (UPF0182)~COGs: COG1615 conserved hypothetical protein~InterPro IPR005372~KEGG: aco:Amico_0115 protein of unknown function UPF0182~PFAM: protein of unknown function UPF0182~SPTR: UPF0182 protein Amico_0115) yields the protein MSMRDIFHGGGEGKPLNLPALKFKKGLLVLLALLVFSTVFFPAFAKFYTDWLWFDARGFSAVFWKQVLPQWGLFLAASIGAFIILTTSWLLARKDAASLDIEGITPIPTKRSGVIVVIVAFLISIMNGLGVKSQWDVVLRFLNKALFSSSDPIFGKNIAFYVFDLPFYSLLQDWLVGILITALLGSTLIFVLAWIPQMREQSHFSLPQKARRHLSVLGALCVASWGAGFWLERFNLLFSPQGVVFGAGYTDIHARLLGINVMFALSMIVAILLLVNIMRRTWKLAAVALVLLVASNIVIRGVYPGIVQKYVVEPNEYQKEAPYIQYNIESTLKAYGLDSLKTVDFLPANSVTWEQIQKEKETINNIRLWDYRPLLRTYKQLQEIRSYYDFNDIDIDRYNLGGSYRQVMLSARELDLQQLQNPTWVNMHLEFTHGYGVVMNPVTEIDPEGKPVFFIKDLPPRISVPLEIERPQIYYGEKVQPYVLVKTKIKEFDYPMGGANVRTTYEGTGGVAIGSIWRRLAFAVRFRDSQILFTDAILPESRIMFYRSIGERVRKVAPFLLYDNDPYLTIMDGKLVWVQDAYTATNLYPYSEPVSTPAGRINYIRNSVKVTVDAYNGEMNFYIADTEDPLVKSWAKIFPTLFKPMDEAPASFRKHIRYPKGLFLIQSEIFRTYHMKDTNTFYNKEDVWELPKSGKAGSLNAYYVIMKLAGEERAEFMLIAPFTPVGRDNMIAWIAGRSDGDNYGELLVYQFPKQKLIYGPTQVEALIDQDPEISAQLSLWSQRGSDVIRGNLLVIPTGDSLLYVQPLYLRAENSDLPELKRVIVSSGGRVAWGERLEEALTNLLGPAPDKGIQKAKPSIVTQKREPDGSLLEGKSPEVLAQEAKIAFEAAKEAAQKGDWAAYGSRLKELEEVLTELLQRLSETESNKIE
- a CDS encoding SNARE associated Golgi protein-related protein (PFAM: SNARE associated Golgi protein~COGs: COG0586 membrane-associated protein~InterPro IPR015414~KEGG: aco:Amico_1637 SNARE associated Golgi protein-related protein~PFAM: SNARE associated Golgi protein~SPTR: SNARE associated Golgi protein-related protein), which produces MLGHLVNFLVDTIGHMGYPGIVALMFLESSFFPFPSEVVVPPAGYLASQGEMNLWMVILAGIVGSLLGAIFNYWIAVRIGRPFFERWGKYFLVSEKTLKKSEVFFARHGHISTFIGRLLPGIRQLISLPAGLARMPMGLFLTFTALGSGIWVVVLAFIGYWVGNNSDLVEKLLHKTTVITLVLSAITIALYTWKVRSKNTS
- a CDS encoding pyridoxamine 5'-phosphate oxidase-related FMN-binding protein (PFAM: Pyridoxamine 5'-phosphate oxidase~COGs: COG3467 flavin-nucleotide-binding protein~InterPro IPR011576~KEGG: geo:Geob_0985 pyridoxamine 5'-phosphate oxidase-related FMN-binding~PFAM: pyridoxamine 5'-phosphate oxidase-related FMN-binding~SPTR: Pyridoxamine 5'-phosphate oxidase-related FMN-binding), with protein sequence MDRAMRRKDKEITDPKEIEKILKREKICRVAFNGSPFPYVVPLCYGYEDGAIYFHGFGGGKKIDCIKDDPHVCFEIDCDVKIISDEDPCEWTVHYRSVIGYGRATILEDPEEKKKGLDIIVKQYAGRALPFPEKALGAVCVVKVEIESVKGRKNGYER
- a CDS encoding L-serine dehydratase, iron-sulfur-dependent, alpha subunit (PFAM: Serine dehydratase alpha chain~TIGRFAM: L-serine dehydratase, iron-sulfur-dependent, alpha subunit~COGs: COG1760 L-serine deaminase~InterPro IPR004642: IPR005130~KEGG: aco:Amico_0078 L-serine dehydratase, iron-sulfur-dependent, alpha subunit~PFAM: serine dehydratase alpha chain~PRIAM: L-serine ammonia-lyase~SPTR: L-serine dehydratase, iron-sulfur-dependent, alpha subunit;~TIGRFAM: L-serine dehydratase, iron-sulfur-dependent, alpha subunit), which translates into the protein MLSFEEILSISRTKTISFPDAFVERQSLEYGDKIPVIKENMALRLQEMRRSVEEALEKKPSGKIVSDISDKMNFYEGANQPLSGKFVTRACQIALAVATHNASMGRIVAAPTAGSCGILPGVLFAAEEIFSFSQQTLLEGLITAGGIGAIIASRATLSGAEGGCQAECGAAAAMAAGALTHMRKASAEAVAQSAALVIKSILGLVCDPVAGLVEVPCIKRNGTLTALAAVCSDMASAGIESSIPPDEVIDAMYKVGKALPETLRETSLGGIAATPRALKIEEKLKALAPDIK
- a CDS encoding L-serine dehydratase, iron-sulfur-dependent, beta subunit (PFAM: ACT domain; Serine dehydratase beta chain~TIGRFAM: L-serine dehydratase, iron-sulfur-dependent, beta subunit~COGs: COG1760 L-serine deaminase~InterPro IPR004643: IPR005131: IPR002912~KEGG: tai:Taci_0266 L-serine dehydratase, iron-sulfur-dependent, beta subunit~PFAM: serine dehydratase beta chain; amino acid-binding ACT domain protein~PRIAM: L-serine ammonia-lyase~SPTR: L-serine dehydratase, iron-sulfur-dependent, beta subunit;~TIGRFAM: L-serine dehydratase, iron-sulfur-dependent, beta subunit), coding for MRLEDVIGPVMIGPSSSHTAGAARLGRLAALIWGRPVREVTIFLRGSFAATWWGHGTDLAILAGLLGFLPDDPRIPNAREEAKKKGIHWTFKEEHPDGAHPNSARFLFKDEDTSMEVVGASIGGGAVRLLEIDGFKLELSGELPALVTFHRDTPGVVASITGLLASKGLNIATLTLHRQGRGKGAAMVVELDENPQTEIMDAISRCHSEIFRVLPLKLGE